From Coffea arabica cultivar ET-39 chromosome 2e, Coffea Arabica ET-39 HiFi, whole genome shotgun sequence, the proteins below share one genomic window:
- the LOC113733269 gene encoding common plant regulatory factor 1-like isoform X2, with protein MGNSDEAKSSKPEKSSSPAPDQANVHVYPDWAAMQAYYGPRVAVPPYFNSAVASGHPPHPYMWGPAQPMMSPYGTPYAAIYPHAGVYAHPGVPLGSHANGLGVLPSPTVTEATAAVPLSLDAPVKSSANTDKGFTNKLKGFDGLAMSIGNGSSDRAGAGSDHGISQSEDTEGSSDGSNGNTTKVGQNNKKRSREGTPSDAAGEGKNLTPKSPICTGEVNGTSAKVMGMTVATANEAEKVTGSVLSPNMTSTLELRNPSGGNMKTSPVSEAWLQNERELKRERRKQSNRESARRSRLRKQAETEELAKKVQSLTAENLSLKSEMHKLTESSERLKLENATMMEKLKSTQLGQTGNLSLSKFDEMRLQPVGTANLLARVNNSGSVDRNDEEGEVFENTKSGAKLRQLLDANPRTDAVAAG; from the exons ATGGGAAATAGTGATGAGGCGAAGTCATCCAAACCTGAGAAATCTTCTTCACCAGCACCA GACCAGGCAAATGTTCATGTATATCCTGATTGGGCTGCAATGCAG GCATACTATGGTCCTCGAGTTGCTGTACCACCATATTTTAATTCAGCTGTTGCATCTGGTCACCCCCCTCATCCTTACATGTGGGGTCCAGCACAG CCTATGATGTCACCTTATGGGACACCATATGCCGCAATCTACCCTCATGCAGGAGTTTATGCTCATCCTGGAGTTCCTTTA GGTTCACATGCTAATGGTCTTGGGGTTCTGCCATCTCCTACTGTGACTGAAGCAACG GCTGCTGTTCCTTTGAGCTTGGATGCACCTGTCAAGTCATCAGCAAATACAGACAAAGGTTTTACGAATAAGCTGAAAGGGTTTGATGGGCTTGCAATGTCAATAGGTAATGGCAGCAGTGACCGGGCTGGAGCAGGATCAGACCATGGGATTTCACAAAG TGAGGATACTGAAGGGTCAAGTGATGGTAGTAATGGGAACACAACAAAG GTGGGTCAAAATAATAAGAAAAGAAGCCGCGAAGGAACTCCTAGCGACG CAGCTGGGGAAGGTAAGAATCTGACCCCAAAGAGTCCGATTTGTACAGGAGAAGTGAATGGGACTTCTGCCAAAGTGATGGGCATGACCGTTGCTACTGCTAATGAAGCTGAAAAGGTCACGGGAAGTGTACTTTCTCCGAATATGACTTCGACTCTTGAACTTAGAAACCCTTCTGGTGGAAATATGAAGACAAGTCCTGTTAGTGAAGCCTGGCTGCAG AATGAGCGAGAGCTGAAGAGGGAAAGGAGGAAACAGTCAAATCGAGAATCTGCTAGGAGATCAAGATTGAGGAAACAG GCTGAGACTGAAGAACTAGCTAAAAAAGTTCAATCACTGACTGCCGAGAACCTAAGTTTGAAGTCTGAAATGCACAAATTAACTGAAAGCTCTGAACGGCTGAAGCTTGAAAATGCTACTATGATG GAGAAACTGAAAAGCACACAACTGGGGCAGACTGGAAATTTGAGTTTAAGCAAGTTTGATGAAATGCGACTACAGCCAGTTGGCACGGCAAATCTACTCGCCAGGGTAAACAACTCTGGTTCTGTTGACAGAAATGACGAGGAGGGTGAGGTGTTCGAGAATACAAAATCCGGGGCAAAGCTTCGCCAGCTGCTTGATGCAAACCCCCGCACAGATGCCGTGGCAGCTGGCTGA
- the LOC113733269 gene encoding common plant regulatory factor 1-like isoform X7 — translation MGNSDEAKSSKPEKSSSPAPDQANVHVYPDWAAMQAYYGPRVAVPPYFNSAVASGHPPHPYMWGPAQPMMSPYGTPYAAIYPHAGVYAHPGVPLGSHANGLGVLPSPTVTEATAAVPLSLDAPVKSSANTDKGFTNKLKGFDGLAMSIGNGSSDRAGAGSDHGISQSEDTEGSSDGSNGNTTKVGQNNKKRSREGTPSDAGEGKNLTPKSPICTGEVNGTSAKVMGMTVATANEAEKVTGSVLSPNMTSTLELRNPSGGNMKTSPVSEAWLQNERELKRERRKQSNRESARRSRLRKQAETEELAKKVQSLTAENLSLKSEMHKLTESSERLKLENATMMEKLKSTQLGQTGNLSLSKFDEMRLQPVGTANLLARVNNSGSVDRNDEEGEVFENTKSGAKLRQLLDANPRTDAVAAG, via the exons ATGGGAAATAGTGATGAGGCGAAGTCATCCAAACCTGAGAAATCTTCTTCACCAGCACCA GACCAGGCAAATGTTCATGTATATCCTGATTGGGCTGCAATGCAG GCATACTATGGTCCTCGAGTTGCTGTACCACCATATTTTAATTCAGCTGTTGCATCTGGTCACCCCCCTCATCCTTACATGTGGGGTCCAGCACAG CCTATGATGTCACCTTATGGGACACCATATGCCGCAATCTACCCTCATGCAGGAGTTTATGCTCATCCTGGAGTTCCTTTA GGTTCACATGCTAATGGTCTTGGGGTTCTGCCATCTCCTACTGTGACTGAAGCAACG GCTGCTGTTCCTTTGAGCTTGGATGCACCTGTCAAGTCATCAGCAAATACAGACAAAGGTTTTACGAATAAGCTGAAAGGGTTTGATGGGCTTGCAATGTCAATAGGTAATGGCAGCAGTGACCGGGCTGGAGCAGGATCAGACCATGGGATTTCACAAAG TGAGGATACTGAAGGGTCAAGTGATGGTAGTAATGGGAACACAACAAAG GTGGGTCAAAATAATAAGAAAAGAAGCCGCGAAGGAACTCCTAGCGACG CTGGGGAAGGTAAGAATCTGACCCCAAAGAGTCCGATTTGTACAGGAGAAGTGAATGGGACTTCTGCCAAAGTGATGGGCATGACCGTTGCTACTGCTAATGAAGCTGAAAAGGTCACGGGAAGTGTACTTTCTCCGAATATGACTTCGACTCTTGAACTTAGAAACCCTTCTGGTGGAAATATGAAGACAAGTCCTGTTAGTGAAGCCTGGCTGCAG AATGAGCGAGAGCTGAAGAGGGAAAGGAGGAAACAGTCAAATCGAGAATCTGCTAGGAGATCAAGATTGAGGAAACAG GCTGAGACTGAAGAACTAGCTAAAAAAGTTCAATCACTGACTGCCGAGAACCTAAGTTTGAAGTCTGAAATGCACAAATTAACTGAAAGCTCTGAACGGCTGAAGCTTGAAAATGCTACTATGATG GAGAAACTGAAAAGCACACAACTGGGGCAGACTGGAAATTTGAGTTTAAGCAAGTTTGATGAAATGCGACTACAGCCAGTTGGCACGGCAAATCTACTCGCCAGGGTAAACAACTCTGGTTCTGTTGACAGAAATGACGAGGAGGGTGAGGTGTTCGAGAATACAAAATCCGGGGCAAAGCTTCGCCAGCTGCTTGATGCAAACCCCCGCACAGATGCCGTGGCAGCTGGCTGA
- the LOC113733269 gene encoding common plant regulatory factor 1-like isoform X5, with translation MGNSDEAKSSKPEKSSSPAPDQANVHVYPDWAAMQAYYGPRVAVPPYFNSAVASGHPPHPYMWGPAQPMMSPYGTPYAAIYPHAGVYAHPGVPLGSHANGLGVLPSPTVTEATAAVPLSLDAPVKSSANTDKGFTNKLKGFDGLAMSIGNGSSDRAGAGSDHGISQSEDTEGSSDGSNGNTTKVGQNNKKRSREGTPSDGEVNGTSAKVMGMTVATANEAEKVTGSVLSPNMTSTLELRNPSGGNMKTSPVSEAWLQNERELKRERRKQSNRESARRSRLRKQAETEELAKKVQSLTAENLSLKSEMHKLTESSERLKLENATMMEKLKSTQLGQTGNLSLSKFDEMRLQPVGTANLLARVNNSGSVDRNDEEGEVFENTKSGAKLRQLLDANPRTDAVAAG, from the exons ATGGGAAATAGTGATGAGGCGAAGTCATCCAAACCTGAGAAATCTTCTTCACCAGCACCA GACCAGGCAAATGTTCATGTATATCCTGATTGGGCTGCAATGCAG GCATACTATGGTCCTCGAGTTGCTGTACCACCATATTTTAATTCAGCTGTTGCATCTGGTCACCCCCCTCATCCTTACATGTGGGGTCCAGCACAG CCTATGATGTCACCTTATGGGACACCATATGCCGCAATCTACCCTCATGCAGGAGTTTATGCTCATCCTGGAGTTCCTTTA GGTTCACATGCTAATGGTCTTGGGGTTCTGCCATCTCCTACTGTGACTGAAGCAACG GCTGCTGTTCCTTTGAGCTTGGATGCACCTGTCAAGTCATCAGCAAATACAGACAAAGGTTTTACGAATAAGCTGAAAGGGTTTGATGGGCTTGCAATGTCAATAGGTAATGGCAGCAGTGACCGGGCTGGAGCAGGATCAGACCATGGGATTTCACAAAG TGAGGATACTGAAGGGTCAAGTGATGGTAGTAATGGGAACACAACAAAG GTGGGTCAAAATAATAAGAAAAGAAGCCGCGAAGGAACTCCTAGCGACG GAGAAGTGAATGGGACTTCTGCCAAAGTGATGGGCATGACCGTTGCTACTGCTAATGAAGCTGAAAAGGTCACGGGAAGTGTACTTTCTCCGAATATGACTTCGACTCTTGAACTTAGAAACCCTTCTGGTGGAAATATGAAGACAAGTCCTGTTAGTGAAGCCTGGCTGCAG AATGAGCGAGAGCTGAAGAGGGAAAGGAGGAAACAGTCAAATCGAGAATCTGCTAGGAGATCAAGATTGAGGAAACAG GCTGAGACTGAAGAACTAGCTAAAAAAGTTCAATCACTGACTGCCGAGAACCTAAGTTTGAAGTCTGAAATGCACAAATTAACTGAAAGCTCTGAACGGCTGAAGCTTGAAAATGCTACTATGATG GAGAAACTGAAAAGCACACAACTGGGGCAGACTGGAAATTTGAGTTTAAGCAAGTTTGATGAAATGCGACTACAGCCAGTTGGCACGGCAAATCTACTCGCCAGGGTAAACAACTCTGGTTCTGTTGACAGAAATGACGAGGAGGGTGAGGTGTTCGAGAATACAAAATCCGGGGCAAAGCTTCGCCAGCTGCTTGATGCAAACCCCCGCACAGATGCCGTGGCAGCTGGCTGA
- the LOC113733269 gene encoding transcriptional activator TAF-1-like isoform X4 produces MRRSHPNLRNLLHQHQTRQMFMYILIGLQCRHTMVLELLYHHILIQLLHLVTPLILTCGVQHSHLLFQPMMSPYGTPYAAIYPHAGVYAHPGVPLGSHANGLGVLPSPTVTEATAAVPLSLDAPVKSSANTDKGFTNKLKGFDGLAMSIGNGSSDRAGAGSDHGISQSEDTEGSSDGSNGNTTKVGQNNKKRSREGTPSDGEVNGTSAKVMGMTVATANEAEKVTGSVLSPNMTSTLELRNPSGGNMKTSPVSEAWLQNERELKRERRKQSNRESARRSRLRKQAETEELAKKVQSLTAENLSLKSEMHKLTESSERLKLENATMMEKLKSTQLGQTGNLSLSKFDEMRLQPVGTANLLARVNNSGSVDRNDEEGEVFENTKSGAKLRQLLDANPRTDAVAAG; encoded by the exons ATGAGGCGAAGTCATCCAAACCTGAGAAATCTTCTTCACCAGCACCA GACCAGGCAAATGTTCATGTATATCCTGATTGGGCTGCAATGCAG GCATACTATGGTCCTCGAGTTGCTGTACCACCATATTTTAATTCAGCTGTTGCATCTGGTCACCCCCCTCATCCTTACATGTGGGGTCCAGCACAG CCATCTACTGTTCCAGCCTATGATGTCACCTTATGGGACACCATATGCCGCAATCTACCCTCATGCAGGAGTTTATGCTCATCCTGGAGTTCCTTTA GGTTCACATGCTAATGGTCTTGGGGTTCTGCCATCTCCTACTGTGACTGAAGCAACG GCTGCTGTTCCTTTGAGCTTGGATGCACCTGTCAAGTCATCAGCAAATACAGACAAAGGTTTTACGAATAAGCTGAAAGGGTTTGATGGGCTTGCAATGTCAATAGGTAATGGCAGCAGTGACCGGGCTGGAGCAGGATCAGACCATGGGATTTCACAAAG TGAGGATACTGAAGGGTCAAGTGATGGTAGTAATGGGAACACAACAAAG GTGGGTCAAAATAATAAGAAAAGAAGCCGCGAAGGAACTCCTAGCGACG GAGAAGTGAATGGGACTTCTGCCAAAGTGATGGGCATGACCGTTGCTACTGCTAATGAAGCTGAAAAGGTCACGGGAAGTGTACTTTCTCCGAATATGACTTCGACTCTTGAACTTAGAAACCCTTCTGGTGGAAATATGAAGACAAGTCCTGTTAGTGAAGCCTGGCTGCAG AATGAGCGAGAGCTGAAGAGGGAAAGGAGGAAACAGTCAAATCGAGAATCTGCTAGGAGATCAAGATTGAGGAAACAG GCTGAGACTGAAGAACTAGCTAAAAAAGTTCAATCACTGACTGCCGAGAACCTAAGTTTGAAGTCTGAAATGCACAAATTAACTGAAAGCTCTGAACGGCTGAAGCTTGAAAATGCTACTATGATG GAGAAACTGAAAAGCACACAACTGGGGCAGACTGGAAATTTGAGTTTAAGCAAGTTTGATGAAATGCGACTACAGCCAGTTGGCACGGCAAATCTACTCGCCAGGGTAAACAACTCTGGTTCTGTTGACAGAAATGACGAGGAGGGTGAGGTGTTCGAGAATACAAAATCCGGGGCAAAGCTTCGCCAGCTGCTTGATGCAAACCCCCGCACAGATGCCGTGGCAGCTGGCTGA
- the LOC113733269 gene encoding transcriptional activator TAF-1-like isoform X3, translating to MRRSHPNLRNLLHQHQTRQMFMYILIGLQCRHTMVLELLYHHILIQLLHLVTPLILTCGVQHSHLLFQPMMSPYGTPYAAIYPHAGVYAHPGVPLGSHANGLGVLPSPTVTEATAAVPLSLDAPVKSSANTDKGFTNKLKGFDGLAMSIGNGSSDRAGAGSDHGISQSEDTEGSSDGSNGNTTKVGQNNKKRSREGTPSDAGEGKNLTPKSPICTGEVNGTSAKVMGMTVATANEAEKVTGSVLSPNMTSTLELRNPSGGNMKTSPVSEAWLQNERELKRERRKQSNRESARRSRLRKQAETEELAKKVQSLTAENLSLKSEMHKLTESSERLKLENATMMEKLKSTQLGQTGNLSLSKFDEMRLQPVGTANLLARVNNSGSVDRNDEEGEVFENTKSGAKLRQLLDANPRTDAVAAG from the exons ATGAGGCGAAGTCATCCAAACCTGAGAAATCTTCTTCACCAGCACCA GACCAGGCAAATGTTCATGTATATCCTGATTGGGCTGCAATGCAG GCATACTATGGTCCTCGAGTTGCTGTACCACCATATTTTAATTCAGCTGTTGCATCTGGTCACCCCCCTCATCCTTACATGTGGGGTCCAGCACAG CCATCTACTGTTCCAGCCTATGATGTCACCTTATGGGACACCATATGCCGCAATCTACCCTCATGCAGGAGTTTATGCTCATCCTGGAGTTCCTTTA GGTTCACATGCTAATGGTCTTGGGGTTCTGCCATCTCCTACTGTGACTGAAGCAACG GCTGCTGTTCCTTTGAGCTTGGATGCACCTGTCAAGTCATCAGCAAATACAGACAAAGGTTTTACGAATAAGCTGAAAGGGTTTGATGGGCTTGCAATGTCAATAGGTAATGGCAGCAGTGACCGGGCTGGAGCAGGATCAGACCATGGGATTTCACAAAG TGAGGATACTGAAGGGTCAAGTGATGGTAGTAATGGGAACACAACAAAG GTGGGTCAAAATAATAAGAAAAGAAGCCGCGAAGGAACTCCTAGCGACG CTGGGGAAGGTAAGAATCTGACCCCAAAGAGTCCGATTTGTACAGGAGAAGTGAATGGGACTTCTGCCAAAGTGATGGGCATGACCGTTGCTACTGCTAATGAAGCTGAAAAGGTCACGGGAAGTGTACTTTCTCCGAATATGACTTCGACTCTTGAACTTAGAAACCCTTCTGGTGGAAATATGAAGACAAGTCCTGTTAGTGAAGCCTGGCTGCAG AATGAGCGAGAGCTGAAGAGGGAAAGGAGGAAACAGTCAAATCGAGAATCTGCTAGGAGATCAAGATTGAGGAAACAG GCTGAGACTGAAGAACTAGCTAAAAAAGTTCAATCACTGACTGCCGAGAACCTAAGTTTGAAGTCTGAAATGCACAAATTAACTGAAAGCTCTGAACGGCTGAAGCTTGAAAATGCTACTATGATG GAGAAACTGAAAAGCACACAACTGGGGCAGACTGGAAATTTGAGTTTAAGCAAGTTTGATGAAATGCGACTACAGCCAGTTGGCACGGCAAATCTACTCGCCAGGGTAAACAACTCTGGTTCTGTTGACAGAAATGACGAGGAGGGTGAGGTGTTCGAGAATACAAAATCCGGGGCAAAGCTTCGCCAGCTGCTTGATGCAAACCCCCGCACAGATGCCGTGGCAGCTGGCTGA
- the LOC113733269 gene encoding transcriptional activator TAF-1-like isoform X1 has translation MRRSHPNLRNLLHQHQTRQMFMYILIGLQCRHTMVLELLYHHILIQLLHLVTPLILTCGVQHSHLLFQPMMSPYGTPYAAIYPHAGVYAHPGVPLGSHANGLGVLPSPTVTEATAAVPLSLDAPVKSSANTDKGFTNKLKGFDGLAMSIGNGSSDRAGAGSDHGISQSEDTEGSSDGSNGNTTKVGQNNKKRSREGTPSDAAGEGKNLTPKSPICTGEVNGTSAKVMGMTVATANEAEKVTGSVLSPNMTSTLELRNPSGGNMKTSPVSEAWLQNERELKRERRKQSNRESARRSRLRKQAETEELAKKVQSLTAENLSLKSEMHKLTESSERLKLENATMMEKLKSTQLGQTGNLSLSKFDEMRLQPVGTANLLARVNNSGSVDRNDEEGEVFENTKSGAKLRQLLDANPRTDAVAAG, from the exons ATGAGGCGAAGTCATCCAAACCTGAGAAATCTTCTTCACCAGCACCA GACCAGGCAAATGTTCATGTATATCCTGATTGGGCTGCAATGCAG GCATACTATGGTCCTCGAGTTGCTGTACCACCATATTTTAATTCAGCTGTTGCATCTGGTCACCCCCCTCATCCTTACATGTGGGGTCCAGCACAG CCATCTACTGTTCCAGCCTATGATGTCACCTTATGGGACACCATATGCCGCAATCTACCCTCATGCAGGAGTTTATGCTCATCCTGGAGTTCCTTTA GGTTCACATGCTAATGGTCTTGGGGTTCTGCCATCTCCTACTGTGACTGAAGCAACG GCTGCTGTTCCTTTGAGCTTGGATGCACCTGTCAAGTCATCAGCAAATACAGACAAAGGTTTTACGAATAAGCTGAAAGGGTTTGATGGGCTTGCAATGTCAATAGGTAATGGCAGCAGTGACCGGGCTGGAGCAGGATCAGACCATGGGATTTCACAAAG TGAGGATACTGAAGGGTCAAGTGATGGTAGTAATGGGAACACAACAAAG GTGGGTCAAAATAATAAGAAAAGAAGCCGCGAAGGAACTCCTAGCGACG CAGCTGGGGAAGGTAAGAATCTGACCCCAAAGAGTCCGATTTGTACAGGAGAAGTGAATGGGACTTCTGCCAAAGTGATGGGCATGACCGTTGCTACTGCTAATGAAGCTGAAAAGGTCACGGGAAGTGTACTTTCTCCGAATATGACTTCGACTCTTGAACTTAGAAACCCTTCTGGTGGAAATATGAAGACAAGTCCTGTTAGTGAAGCCTGGCTGCAG AATGAGCGAGAGCTGAAGAGGGAAAGGAGGAAACAGTCAAATCGAGAATCTGCTAGGAGATCAAGATTGAGGAAACAG GCTGAGACTGAAGAACTAGCTAAAAAAGTTCAATCACTGACTGCCGAGAACCTAAGTTTGAAGTCTGAAATGCACAAATTAACTGAAAGCTCTGAACGGCTGAAGCTTGAAAATGCTACTATGATG GAGAAACTGAAAAGCACACAACTGGGGCAGACTGGAAATTTGAGTTTAAGCAAGTTTGATGAAATGCGACTACAGCCAGTTGGCACGGCAAATCTACTCGCCAGGGTAAACAACTCTGGTTCTGTTGACAGAAATGACGAGGAGGGTGAGGTGTTCGAGAATACAAAATCCGGGGCAAAGCTTCGCCAGCTGCTTGATGCAAACCCCCGCACAGATGCCGTGGCAGCTGGCTGA
- the LOC113733269 gene encoding transcriptional activator TAF-1-like isoform X6 — MMSPYGTPYAAIYPHAGVYAHPGVPLGSHANGLGVLPSPTVTEATAAVPLSLDAPVKSSANTDKGFTNKLKGFDGLAMSIGNGSSDRAGAGSDHGISQSEDTEGSSDGSNGNTTKVGQNNKKRSREGTPSDAAGEGKNLTPKSPICTGEVNGTSAKVMGMTVATANEAEKVTGSVLSPNMTSTLELRNPSGGNMKTSPVSEAWLQNERELKRERRKQSNRESARRSRLRKQAETEELAKKVQSLTAENLSLKSEMHKLTESSERLKLENATMMEKLKSTQLGQTGNLSLSKFDEMRLQPVGTANLLARVNNSGSVDRNDEEGEVFENTKSGAKLRQLLDANPRTDAVAAG, encoded by the exons ATGATGTCACCTTATGGGACACCATATGCCGCAATCTACCCTCATGCAGGAGTTTATGCTCATCCTGGAGTTCCTTTA GGTTCACATGCTAATGGTCTTGGGGTTCTGCCATCTCCTACTGTGACTGAAGCAACG GCTGCTGTTCCTTTGAGCTTGGATGCACCTGTCAAGTCATCAGCAAATACAGACAAAGGTTTTACGAATAAGCTGAAAGGGTTTGATGGGCTTGCAATGTCAATAGGTAATGGCAGCAGTGACCGGGCTGGAGCAGGATCAGACCATGGGATTTCACAAAG TGAGGATACTGAAGGGTCAAGTGATGGTAGTAATGGGAACACAACAAAG GTGGGTCAAAATAATAAGAAAAGAAGCCGCGAAGGAACTCCTAGCGACG CAGCTGGGGAAGGTAAGAATCTGACCCCAAAGAGTCCGATTTGTACAGGAGAAGTGAATGGGACTTCTGCCAAAGTGATGGGCATGACCGTTGCTACTGCTAATGAAGCTGAAAAGGTCACGGGAAGTGTACTTTCTCCGAATATGACTTCGACTCTTGAACTTAGAAACCCTTCTGGTGGAAATATGAAGACAAGTCCTGTTAGTGAAGCCTGGCTGCAG AATGAGCGAGAGCTGAAGAGGGAAAGGAGGAAACAGTCAAATCGAGAATCTGCTAGGAGATCAAGATTGAGGAAACAG GCTGAGACTGAAGAACTAGCTAAAAAAGTTCAATCACTGACTGCCGAGAACCTAAGTTTGAAGTCTGAAATGCACAAATTAACTGAAAGCTCTGAACGGCTGAAGCTTGAAAATGCTACTATGATG GAGAAACTGAAAAGCACACAACTGGGGCAGACTGGAAATTTGAGTTTAAGCAAGTTTGATGAAATGCGACTACAGCCAGTTGGCACGGCAAATCTACTCGCCAGGGTAAACAACTCTGGTTCTGTTGACAGAAATGACGAGGAGGGTGAGGTGTTCGAGAATACAAAATCCGGGGCAAAGCTTCGCCAGCTGCTTGATGCAAACCCCCGCACAGATGCCGTGGCAGCTGGCTGA